The Arachis duranensis cultivar V14167 chromosome 9, aradu.V14167.gnm2.J7QH, whole genome shotgun sequence genomic sequence ttagtttaaaattaattctcacactaatcaaattcaataaattttagGCTTTTTATTATGAAGTCTGCTGAACTATCTGATTGAAGTTTGATTCTCTATACCAATGAGTTTTTTGCACTTCTCCAATGGATTGGCGAAGACTTTGAATTGCTTGAACAAGTGATCTACTTCACCCATGAACTTGGTATGTCAAGGCTATGAGATATCTGCAGTCCAAATAGAACAATGATTTCCACCGTGATCATGAACATATACACCACACGTTGCCACGGCGGAATCTCTAAAACAAATTGGCGTCGATTTTCATCCATGCTTGAAAAGGAGGAAATCAAGCTATATAATCAGGTTAACTTAAGTTTTAAacatatctaaattaaataaaaaaaataattaaaaatatatttaataaattttttttctcaagttAGAATAGTTTCCAAATAAACAAGCTTTTAAAAAGTTCTTAGCAACAAAAAGTCtaggaaaaattattttaaagaacCGTtagaaagatttaattattaaaaaggatctttaatattaaaattattaagaatgaccaaatctttttataatatttaagaagacgatccaaattttttataaaaaaataaatatatctttaattcttcttataaaaaaatttaatttttttatactatatatataaatatatataatataatgaatATTATATTCAATAATCTTGAATTCAAATTGAAAAATTGAATATTGTATTCCAACACAATCCCCTCCTATCACTTCATCCTTTTTTTGAGGATCGGCgaatcaaataatatttttgttccaatttttttctcttcttctccctctcaaTCAAACTTTTCCTTGCCATAATGGGGTTTCGGGCTTTATGCTATAGGCGCTACGTGTACACCGCCACGTCGAGACTCTCTTTCGAAAGAAGTTCCCCTCGGATGGTCAATTCATCACTTGGGTCCGTACCACCACAGGAGTGGTCGTTCTTGGGCGGATCCCGCTCCTAAACATAAGGGATAGGGGAAGGTGGCGACACACGGCGCCCTAATAGGATGAGTCACGCAACCCCTAGACCAACTGTCAGATTTCCCCCTGATGGTGATCTCCTTCCAACCTTAGATCCTAGAGCGGCACTTGATGATGGTGATCATTTTCATGAGGACCAACCCATAGAGTTCCAGTCGGACCCTATGCTAGGGTTCCAGATAGACACAACAGGCGTTCACCACAACCTCCTAGGTATGGTCATGAGGATTTAGGAGACATTACTAGGAGAGTTAAAGTGGATGTCCCTGAATATGATGGAAAGTTGGACCCTAATCTCATATCTTCAAAGATTGGTTGGATAACATGGAGGACTCTTTTGATTGGTATGGCATGTCTGACACTACCTCGACAGGAACCCTCAAAGCCTGACTGggtttgttttgtattataaaaattttttatcttaattaataattttggtattaaaaattctttttaataattaaatttttttaatggtcTATTAGAATTGATATTACCGTTATACGTCGGTTACGAATTATAGCTCGGCGATCCCCTTATTTAATCGGTACATTACCCCCTTTTGGATTTATCCCGCCGACTTTATGGCATTAAAGCCATTGGTCGGTTACACACAATACGATTAATTCATACCTAAACGGTCATTATCAACTCTCAATTATAAAAACAAACAATCAGGGTTAGCCGAGGTATGTTCACTTCtaagaaaatagagagacttttcccaaagaattatcttaagctgacttgagcgtcggagtgcttTTTGCAGGTACTCCCCTCATTGTCCTCACTTGGCGGCCGAGCTTCGTTGTGACACACTAGAAGATCGGCTGGTAGCTTCTAAGGGACGAGTCATAATTCGGCCACATCCAGGCAAGAAcatttggcgcccaccgtggggcctAGAAGTTAAAGATCTTTCTTTGCTCATTTCTCGCAGGCCCCAATGGCTGATGTACCACCACCTACCCCTTCCGAGCTTCTCCGGATGGTTACCGAGCTTCAACAGGCAAACCAGCAAATGGCTGAGGCAAATCAACGTATGATGGAAGAAAATCAGAGGATGCAACAACAAATCCAACAATTAGCCAATGCTCGCATCCAGCACAATAATGATCCCCATGGACGACAAGACAACGATGAACGGCAATCTGCACCAACGCATATCTCGGAAACACCTCAAGATGATGAAGGAGGTGGCCCTCGCAATGATGAAGCCCCTCCTGAAGACGAGGATAATGAGCCCGACAATTCTGCAGGGCCATTCACAGCTGATATAATGAACTTTCAGCTTCCCAGGCAATTTACCTTGCCTACAACGTTAACCCCCTATGATGGCCTGGGAGATCCGAAGCAACACGTCAAAAAGTTCCGATCTATTATGATCGTTAATGGTGCATCCGATCCTATTTTGTGCCGAtgttttccttcttttctaGATGGTCCTGCACTTGACTGGTTTTGCTCTTTGCCTGCAGATTCCATCTCACGTTTTCAGGAGCTGGCGAAGCAATTCGAGGACCACTTCGCGGCATCGGCGATATATCTACATGACTCGGACTATTTGACAACCGTTAAACAAGGTCCCCAGGAAAGCCTGAAGGACTACATCACCCGCTTCACGAAGATAGCCATGAAAATCCCGGACCTTCATCCGGAGGTCCATTTACATGCAATCAAAAGCGGCTTACGCCCAGGGAAGTTCCAGGAAACCATTGCTGTATCAAAGCCAAAAACACTGGCCGAATTTCGTGAGAAAGCTAAGGGGCAGATAGACATCGAAGAGCTTCGTCAGGCCAAGAAAGCTGAAAAGTCGGCAAGTACCAAGGATGATGATAAACCTCGGGATAGCAAGAAGAGTTTTAAGCCTACCCCACGATATGACTCGTACACGTAGTTTAATGCCAAAAGAGATGACATTATCAAGGAAATACTGAATTCTAAGTTGATCAAACCACCTCGAAAGGCTGGCAGTTACCCTGAACCCAAGAATGTCGACAAATCCAAGTACTGCACATTTCATCAGAAGTACGGTCATACAACTGATGAATGCGTGATCGCAAGAGACCTCCTTGAACGCCTGGCGAGACAAGGACATCTTGACAAATACATTGCAGGGCATATACAGAAAAGGACTATTCCCACGCCGGATCCATCTCCTATGGGGTCATCATCCAGGGACAAAGAAAAAGCCCCTGCTCAACCGCGGGGTATTATCAATTACATCTCCGGAGGATACGCTGGTGGCGGGTCCACAAGCTCGGCCAGAAAGCGCACGTATAGAGCCATGTTGACTGTCGGAGATACCACCAACCATGCTCGGCCTGTACAAGACATGCCAGAGATGATTTTCCGTCCAGCCGACTATAATTGCACCGACGCAAACTTGGATGATCCTGTTGTTATCTCCCTCCAATTGGGAGACTTAATAGTTCGGAAAGTACTGCTGGATCCAGGCAGCAGCGCCGACGTATTATTTTTCGCAACAtttaagaaaatgaaattaagtaCTAACATTTTACAACCTTCTGTAGGAGATCTGGTCGGATTTTCAGGAGAACGGGTTCCGGTCATGGGTTCAGTGTGGTTACAAACCACACTCGGACAATGTTGTTGCTACGGTACATGGCGACCTACAGGAAGCTCGGTACTGCTATAACACAAGTCTTAAGCCCATCAAGAGAGGCAATGATCGGCAGGTTAACTCCATCAGCGCCGAGCACCCGAAGTTAACCGAGCTAGACCCCAGAGCCGACTTCCAAGATCGTCCTACAGCTAACGATGAGTTAACAAAGCTCTCCCTAACAGACGACCCTACAAAGTTCACTTTCATAGGAACTTCCGTCGAAAGTGAAGAGAAGGATAAGCTCATTCGTTTCCTGCGCGAGAATGTCGATTTATTTGCATGGACAACAGGGGACATGCCCGGAATAGATCCGTCCGTTATCACTCACAAATTGGCTATTAATCCCACAGCCCGGCCAATATCCCAGAAGAAAAGGAATCTCGGCACTGAGAAAAGATTGGCCTCCATGGCCGAGGCCAAAAAGCTCATTGATGCAAACTTTATCCGAGAAATCAGGTTTACGACTTGGTTAGCCAACGTCGTCATGGTAAGAAAGAACAATGGTAAATGGCGGATGTGCGTCGACTTTACTGACCTTAATAAAGCATGTCCTAAAGACGCATATCCTTTACCTTCTATCGACACTTTAGTCGATAACTCTTGTGGATATGGTACCTTGAGTTTTATGGATGCTTACTCTGGTTATAACCAGATTTTCATGCATCCATCAGATCAGGAGAAAACAGCTTTCATTACTGAATATGGTAATTATTGTTATAATGTCATGCCTTTTGGATTAAAGAATGCAGGTGCAACTTACCAGAGACTGATGAATAAGGTCTTCGACCAGCAGATAGGCCGAAATATTGAAGTATATGTGGACGATATGGTCGCCAAAACAAAGGACGGCCATTCCCACGTCGAcgaccttgctgaaattttcggTCAAATTCGAGCTTATAATATGAGGCTTAACCCCGAAAAGTGCGCCTTCGGTGTCTGAGGCGGCAAGTTCCTCGGCTTTATCCTCACCAGCCGAGGAATTGAAGCGAATCCGGACAAGTGCCAAGCAATTCTCGACATGACTAGCCCAACGAACATCAAAGAAGTCCAACGATTAACAGGACGCTTGGCGGCATTATCTAGATTTCTGCCCTGTTTAGCATTCAAATCCCTTGCCTTTTTTAAATGTTTACGAAAAAATACTACTTTTCAATGGGATGAAAATTGCGAAAcagcttttcaaaatttaaagaaatttcTCTCCGAACCCCCTCTTTTACAAAAGCCCAAGCTCGGAGAACCGTTATACTTGTATTTATCAGTCACTGACATGGCAATTAGTTCTGTCCTTATTACAGAAAATGAGAAAGCACAGCAGCCAGTTTATTTCGTGAGCAAATCACTGCAGAATGCNNNNNGACGTCTTCGCCCCTATTTTCAAAGCCACACAATAAACGTCAGAACTTCCCAGCCACTACGCCAGATACTAGCCAAGCCCGAGCTAGCAGGAAGGCTAATCAAATGGTCTATCGAGCTTTCTGAATTTGACATTCAATACGAACCAAGGGGATCTGTCAAGTCACAATACCTCGCTGATTTCATCGCCGAATTTACAGGACAAAGCTCGAATACTGATATTTCAATCTGGAGGCTATTTGTAGATGGAGCCTCAAACCCCCAAGGATCTGGCGCAGGGATACTTCTGGAAAATCCTGAGGGGGTTGTCATCGAGCATTCTCTTCGGTTTTCCTTCAAGGCCAGCAATAATCAAGCCGAATACGAAGCCCTAATTGCTGGGCTCAGGTTAGCAATAGAACTACAAGCTCTTAACATACAAGTTTATTGTGATTCTCTCCTAGTCGTTCAACAAGTAAATGAATGTTTTCAAACAAAGGATCATGTTCTGTTAAAATACCTAGACATTGTAAAACACCTAATGAATAGTTTCTCAAATATTGAAATTGCCCACATAGCTAGGGATCAGAATCATAGAGCAGACATATTATCTAAGTTAGCCACGACCCAATCACACACTGCATCACTACTGCAATCAACCTTACATGAACCGAGCATAAATATCATCGGCACTTTTCATATAGACAGTCATGATAGCTGGCAAGACCCATACATACAATATCTAAAAGATGGAAAACTTCCGTCAAATAACCAGGATTTGaaaaaattcaagagacaaGCATCTTTTTTCACACTGATAAATGATAGATTGTATCGGCGGGGTTATTCCCGACCATTATTAAAATGCCTAAACAGGTCAGAGGCCGATTTAGCTTTAGCCGAAGTTCACGAGGGCATTTGCGGGACATATTCAGGCGCAAGAACTCTAGCGCAAAAGATCCTCCGCGCTGGTTTCTACTGGCCGACCATATGGGACGACAGTAAGAAAAAAGTCCGGAGTTGTGACCATTGTCAAAAGCATGGACCGAACATTAACGTCCCAGCTGAAAACTTGCATCAATCAATGGTAAGTTGGCCATTCAATCATTGGGGAATCGACATTCTCGGCCCCTTTCCTACAGCTCGGAGACAGGTAAAATACTTAGTGATGGCAATcgattatttttctaaatggaTTGAAGCTCAGCCACTAGCTCGAATCACATCAGCACAAAGGATATCATTTGTTTGGCAAAAGATAATTTGCAGATTCGGTATACCCAGCCATATAGTAACTGACAATGGTCGCCAGTTCACTGACCATAATTTCAAGAATTTTTtgcagaatttgaaaattagacaGCACTTCTCATCGGTAGAGCATCCTCAGTCTAATGGATTAGCAGAAGCAGCGAATAAGGTCCTCTTACAGGCTCTAAAGAAAAAGCTCGACAATTCCAAAGGTCTATGGGCCGAACTTATTCCAGAAATTTTGTGGGGCTACAACACCACGGTACACTCATCAACTAAAGAAACGCCATTCCGTCTAGTATATGGATCGGAAGCAAGGATTCCGGTTGAAATATCACAAGGATCGTTGAGAACAGAAGGAGACTCTCATGATGATGCTCGGCGAGCCGAGCTTGATTTAATTGAAGAAGTACGTGACATAGCTGCAATTCGCCAGAAAGCCCTGCAACAACGGCTCGGCCAGTGACATAACAGAAGGGTCAAACCGAGATCCTTTCAAGTCGGCGACTTGGTACTAAGAAAGACCGAGGAAGCTCGAAAACCACCCTCACATGGCAAGCTTGCAGCAACATGGGAGGGACCTTATCGAATTCATCAAATAGTTGGCAAAGGAGCATATGTTTTGGAACAATTGGACGGCACCAAGTTACCCAGCACTTGGAATGTTAACTCCCTAAAACAATACTATAGCTAACAAATTGCAGAATGCtagtactctttttcctacctGGAGATTTTTCCCAAATCTGGGTTTTGCTCAaggaggttttaacgaggctagCTTACCTATTCAAAGTTGTTAAGGTACTGCATATATGTCAATTTCCTTCCAATAATCTATTTTATGCAAAGGTTATTCCAAATATTTGCTTTAATATATATCAATTTCTTCAGTACAAAAAGCAACGAACTATCAAAACATAAGTCGCATTGTTTTCACATGCGCATGTCCGAATGCTGAGAAACCCTCAATACAACATTATGATCAAACCCTAATTGGGATATACACCAGACATTCAAAGCACACGCATAAAGACTAACAGCAAAACAAAAGAGTGTAATTTAACGATCATCAAAAAGTCAATACACCCtacccaaaataaacaagttaacAAAATATTCATGTCTGTAAGccattacaaaataaatacagAAGTAATACTTTCAAATCTCTCAAACACCTGGATTATTATCACCCTCTTCCTCAATAACTTCCTCATCATCCACCAACTGACCATCCCGAACTATTTTACTCGGGTCCATGGCAGCAAAATCCTCTCCAGGATGCAGAAACTTTGCCTGAATGACAACACGCTCAAACCCCTCAGCAAACGCATCAAGGATATCAACTTCTCTGCTAGACTCCATCTGCTTCAACTTTGAAGTTATCTCAATAATCTGATCACTCATAGTAGACAGTTCATTTCCCTTTTTCCCTAAAGACTCAACTGCCTTTTCATGttcctctttttcaagtttCAATTTTTCCTTCAGAACAGAAAGTTCCTTTTTCAGATCAGTAATCATAGTGTCCCTCGTTCTCAATTGCTCTTTTAGGTCGTCAACCTCCGCCATCTCCTGATATTTATAACAACAAAACAAAGCCAAACCAACCTGCATAAATTGATCTACCCCAACATCACCGACTTCCTCGATTCGGGCAACATCAGAGGCAGATTGAACAACCTCATCTGCCACAACATTAAATGGGAACTTCTTATCCCATACAGATGACCCATCGCCTTCTTCCCCAAAGGAATGAAGTTTCTCCTGTTTGATAGTAAAGGCCGATAATTCATCCAATTGAACAACCTTCTCACCTTTATCCAAATTGACAACCTCAGACTTCCTCTTCTTGAAGACAATCCCCTTTTTCTTCTGAGCCGGCTGGTTTACCTCAGCCTCCCCTTCTACCTTCTCTGGGTTTGAGGAGGAAGTCTCGAAGTTCTTCATTTTGAATCGAGCTCTCATGCTCGATGCCGAAACCCCTGGAAATCTGCCACCTGAAAGCAAACCAAACCACAATCAAGTCAAACACAGTAAAAACGCTATATAATTGCAAAAGCAAAACGAAAACTCACCAAAATATCTTATAACAGAAGCCCTATCTTCCTCCCAGGGAAGCAAATTTGACACAGATATCAGACCACCCCGATCAACCATTTCCATCAAAAAACTAATTATACACTCATTCCGAGGTGTTATAAACTCGGGACCCAAAATATGGTTCGGTTGACAGCACCAATAAAGGGGAAACTTTTCCCCTAAATTTTGAtctaaataaaaaggaaaatccTCGTCAACAGACTTCACTTTCAAAAACATTTCCTTGAAATCTTTAAAAGAAGATTTATATAGTTTGAACACAGAAAAACCCGGGGTACTGTTCAAATTAATCCAAAGACCCTTCCATACAGCTTTCGCTTGAAACAGAGAAAAAAATAGCTCTAGTTCAGGCTCAATCCCCAGAAATTCCATCAGAACTTGAAAGCATTTAACAAAAGCCCATCCGTTAGGATGAACCTGAGACGGTGCACAATTCATTTGGGTCAGCAAATTACATTCAAAATTCGTAAACGGGAGTTTGATAAATAATTCCTCAAGAACGCAACTGTACATATAAAAACTTTCAAAGTCTTTTTCTCTATGAAAAACGCGATCCAGGCGATTGCATGGCAATAATTCAACCCGAAACCCAGGCCTCACTATCTTTGATAAAGTCAATTTCCCAACACTCTCTTTATCAAAGAACAGCGAAGCCCTTATCTTTACATCCGAATCAACCCACTCATACGAACCATCATCCACTATCTTAGTTACAGATTTCCCCTTTTTGTCACTCATCCTTTTCTcacagaaagaaaaatcaggAAAGCTATAAGGTAAAGAACTGTGGTTACTAACCTCTTCCGCTCATTTCTTTTGAAGAAGAACGAAGACAAAGCAACAGCGAAGTCCACGCGTAAATGTAACTCAAGGGTAAATTTTCGATACTCATTTAATTAAACCGCTTCAGTTCCAAGTTTTGATCATAACCATCAATTCAAACCACACTTGTAACGGTTCTAAAGCCACTTTGGAACTTGAACCCTTCATttaaaaacattaattgttaaatCACACCAACAGGATTTCTCCGGTTTCCAATACACGTCATTCTTTAACCTTCTTATTTGAAATGAGTCAAGTTGAACTGGGGGCTCCATATTCCGAGCTATAACTCAGCCACGTAGGTCTAAAAGCTCAACCTGACCCATTCAAAGTCCAGGCTAAGCTTGGGGGCTGTGATATTACCGTTATACGTCGGTTACGAATTATAGCTCGGCGATCCCCTTATTTAATCGGTACGTTACCCCCTTTTGGATTTATCCCGCCGACTTTATGGCATTAAAGCCATTGGTCGGTTACACACAATACGATTAATTCATACCTAAACGGTCATTATCAACTCTCAATTATAAAAACAAACAATCAGGGTTAGCCGAGGTATGTTCACTTCTAAGAAAACAGAGAGACTTtttccaaagaattatcttaagctgacttgagcgtcggagtgcttTTTGCAGGTACTCCCCTCATTGTCCTCACGTGGCGGCCGAGCTTCGTTGTGACACACTAGAAGATCGGCTGGTAGCTTCCAAGGGACGAGTCATAATTCGGCCACATCCAGGCAAGAAcaagaataattttttcaaaagtcTAAACcattctaattaaaaaaatataaaatactaatatattatttgttaatttattatcaacaaatataaattattatagtttaaatatatatataaagagatacattcaaaaaatatatttataaaaatatttttattagacataattataaaaaaatatttttattaaatatatccAAAAAACATTTCCATAAAACACGTACAAATAAGAGTTGacagaattgaattgaaattggtAAAAATACTATTGATAAAATAGCGGAATTGTTTCGATTAAAAAAGGTCACAAGGGACTTTATTGCAACGGTGTAAAAAAATGGCTGCTCATCACCGGATAACAGACTTAGCGAAAGCTAGCCAGCTAGGTAGAAGTTGCAGGTGCTTTGAGCGCCACAAGCTTCTGAAGGTGATCAATAAGTTCCGTCAAAGTGTCGTATGAGGACCCACCTTCCTCAACCGCTTTCAAAGCCTTCTCTTGCAACTCCTTGGCTCTTTTCCTGATCTTCTCCGCTTCATCGCCTCCGTCCATCAACCTCTTCACCGCCTTCTCTATCATCTCCGCGCTCACCACTTCCTTCGGGGTGTCGTACTGCGATATGATCCACTCCACTGCACCCACCTCTACCCCAATACCGTGCACCTCACTTATCACCTTCTCAATGAAGTATTGATCCCCAGACGTTGGCATTGTTATCATGGGAACCCCAGCAGCTACCGATTCATTCACAGAGTTGGTTCCACAGTGAGTCAAGAACGCTCCAATAGCCGCATGATTCAAGATCAACGGCTGCGGCACCCACTCTGTTATCACCATCCCTCTCCCCTCCTTCTTCATCGTCTCTACAAACCCTTCCGGCAACCATTTCCCTTCTGTTTCTTCAACTCTGTTGTTCTTGTTCCGCGAAACCACCCAAATAAATGGGTGCCCTGAGCGCTCCAGGCCCAACGCTAGCTCGTAAAGCTGCTTATCAGTTAAACGGGCCAATGAGCCAAAAGCAACGTAAACCACGGAACTGTTTTTCTTGGTTGAAAGCCATTTCAGGCACTCGTGTTCGCTATCAACGGCTCTTGGAACGGTTTTATGCACCATGAGATCCGTGGGACCGATATGCCATACTCTCCGACTGGTGATCTTCTCGTAGTGCTCGGCGTACTCTGCGTCAAGCTCCTTGAAGCTGTTCACGATGACTCCGAGGCTCTCCTTCTCTGCGTCAATGGTGGGCTCCATGACTTTGTTGAAAGTCGCCATGGGCTTCACGGGGAAGGTGATCTTGTGAGGTAGGCCCGGGATAGTGTACGGGCCCGTGTTGGATTTCAAGATCTCGGGATGAGCTCTAATGGCTTCTACCACGCACATGTCAAAGATCAACAGAGGGTTGAAGGTGAGCCTCGGGATCTTGAAGCGTCTCGCGGTGGCTTGGCTCCACGTGAACATGATGTCGGCGATGAGAGCGTCCGGGAGGGACTCCTCAATGAAGGACTCCACTTGCAACTGGATGAGGTGCGATGCAATGCAGAGCTTCCCGGCGGCGGAATTGTCGACGACGTCGGAGAAGTTCTCGACGCCGGGGGGAAGACCGACTTGTTCGGCGGGGAAGTTGATGGTGTGGATGCAGATGCGGTCGGAGGCGTTGTCATGATCGCTGCCGCCTCCGATGATGGCCTTGTCAATTAGACGGGCGTTGGAAGGGGTGGTGATGATGGTCACGTGCTGTCCACGTGAGGCCAGTAAGCGTGCTAGGTGGACGACGGGGATTTGGTGACCCCGCGCGTAGTATGGCAGCAAGTGTATCTTCAATGGCCGCGACGTCGACTTTGTCATTTTTGTTGCACTCGAAGAAAACTGTTCCTGTGTTAATCTCTCAAATCTCAACTTATATTAGCAGTATTATTTACTTGGGAGTCGGACTAAAATCATTTAAAAGTGGCATTATTTACTTGGGAGTCAGACTAAAATCATTTAAAAGTGGCTTCACGCTTCTCGCGAGGGGATTAAATTTTAAGAGGTATGACAAGTGTTAGGtttaatactttttattaataCGTAGTTAGTTGCAGTGTTTCTAGCTACTGTGCTCTAATTTTCTTCGGGTAAAGTTAGGAACataatcatttaaaattatttatttaatttaatatttataatgttatatatataatggaaAAGTCTTGGGGCCAGCAGTTTTTTAAAAACTTGGCCAACATTTAACCATCAAGAGAAAATTGAATGATCCCACACCATTGGAtttaatctcacaccattaaaaacattCTTGATGGCTTCTAGATGGCTACTTGATggttaaaaaacacaaaaaatgctggccccctagcattgctcatatataatatttaaaattataaatttattatatttaatattgtatattatttaaaaataataataaatataaaataagataacttttgattgatttaaacttgttttattattttttaaatattttcattttttgtttgagCTCTGGATTATTGGCACTTTACttaatttagaaattagggtatCATAATATTgatttgggatttttatttttacgttTTACactgcaaaaattaatttaaaatgtttCTAAAGTAATATATCTTTAGAATTAGTTAGATTATCTAATTTCGGTAGTTACATCAGCATTATGTTTAATAGaaatagattttaaaaaagaCGATGATcatatttatcaaattttaaaatttttttaaaattattttattattaacatcttttaaaattatttttaaccacGACgtctaaatattttaaaaataatttggcaattaacttttattaatattagttaatattttgatttagtaatatatataaaaaaaattttaattacagAAATGACAAAATTTTGGAAAGTGTTACAATAATATGATGTTTGAGAAGTGTGTTATAAAAGAGTATGAAaaacactataaaaaaaatatgtaatattttaatCCATAAAAGTTGATAAAGAAATACAACACTTTAAGTGTAATAAATACTAAACTTAagatatagttttttttttccctaaGGTAATCATTTATTCATTTCATCAAGTAAAATGAATACAGTGATATGATCTAGTCCTTGGttgaacaacaaaatataagagagGAGTTTTTCATAATGTCCGATCCTTGTAAGTTGTATCAACTAATCAACTAAAATAATCTAATGAGAAGGAAAGGGAAAGTAACTTAAAAT encodes the following:
- the LOC107464968 gene encoding UDP-glucose flavonoid 3-O-glucosyltransferase 7 isoform X1 gives rise to the protein MTKSTSRPLKIHLLPYYARGHQIPVVHLARLLASRGQHVTIITTPSNARLIDKAIIGGGSDHDNASDRICIHTINFPAEQVGLPPGVENFSDVVDNSAAGKLCIASHLIQLQVESFIEESLPDALIADIMFTWSQATARRFKIPRLTFNPLLIFDMCVVEAIRAHPEILKSNTGPYTIPGLPHKITFPVKPMATFNKVMEPTIDAEKESLGVIVNSFKELDAEYAEHYEKITSRRVWHIGPTDLMVHKTVPRAVDSEHECLKWLSTKKNSSVVYVAFGSLARLTDKQLYELALGLERSGHPFIWVVSRNKNNRVEETEGKWLPEGFVETMKKEGRGMVITEWVPQPLILNHAAIGAFLTHCGTNSVNESVAAGVPMITMPTSGDQYFIEKVISEVHGIGVEVGAVEWIISQYDTPKEVVSAEMIEKAVKRLMDGGDEAEKIRKRAKELQEKALKAVEEGGSSYDTLTELIDHLQKLVALKAPATST